The region cttcttcttcttcttcttcctatCCGCCTCTTTATTCCTGAAAGGCCACCCGCTGGTAGCCTTATCCGCCCCGGTCCGCCTGCTCAGTCTTTTCCCATCTCCGAATAGGAGGACGTAGAGCCCTACGCAAGCGAGGAAACTGCTTGCTAGACAGCCCAAGAGGTGGATCGGTTGGGAGGtgcggggggtggtgtacCGGGTGTAGGAGTATACCCCCGTGGCGGAGTGGTATAGTGTTGTGATGAGGACTGCGGCGGAGGAGtaaggggatggggaagggctcaaggggaggaggccggagagggcgaggaggagggcggcgagggttAGGTTTGTTAGGGCGAGGGTGCGGGCGAGGTAGGTTGAGACGAGatcggaagaggagggggggtagTAGTTCGGGGGCgtgaggagggttgttgttAAAGAGggccagaggaggagggggagggattggaggaggaggtagaggagggtggtgagatggaggaaggtggttgaCTTGGGGGGCATTGGGTTAGTTTGTATGATGGTTTATAATTGTAGGGGGAACTTACGTCCATTTCGGAGGGTGGGTTGTCCATTTTGACCGTTCTTCC is a window of Podospora pseudopauciseta strain CBS 411.78 chromosome 1, whole genome shotgun sequence DNA encoding:
- a CDS encoding hypothetical protein (EggNog:ENOG503P1XQ); amino-acid sequence: MDNPPSEMDSTTFLHLTTLLYLLLQSLPLLLWPSLTTTLLTPPNYYPPSSSDLVSTYLARTLALTNLTLAALLLALSGLLPLSPSPSPYSSAAVLITTLYHSATGVYSYTRYTTPRTSQPIHLLGCLASSFLACVGLYVLLFGDGKRLSRRTGADKATSGWPFRNKEADRKKKKKKSG